From Ptychodera flava strain L36383 chromosome 2, AS_Pfla_20210202, whole genome shotgun sequence, the proteins below share one genomic window:
- the LOC139118160 gene encoding uncharacterized protein, whose product MKRFLLLLVLFVSLSICFGCRSGNSRWSSWASWSGCTGSCGGLGTMFRFRERRISGSCRRENDVVACPEICYNGGTFIGTQCVCPTYMFDPCCNTKRCSWRSDSRFCYPGTCPGDPSTCVCAEGFNGPDCLRIDTRPSIDQCTGTFTRSGVGYLPSTLDCSTGAPQYCPIKAESVVVGWVTSFVPDLSNIETPAYVNDTALGIVDAELQWTLQRGHITIESGSSTCVSFEDLNIDVFDVPLDEAQTRNCEHTITITAEINHNDLMEIIVGATNGGLIRLNNFDIEGVVTLESPKEYETNYRSVRTEVHFDFLAPYHCSKPSMSCGAYLLDIGNPYRKTKTVVVRWVPTDWHDDLGGLSHYKCESYRLTAGPDGKLDMNFADPYQVKDSLPLSSSFVNLIFNDRGVYAIVLSVFDKAGNAAKVRRFLVYDDQTSTEINENAPITAREATYHADVNWLTVEQGKITVTWNGHFVNNYYKEGKLLNEIEEMPPPLDDVYDEETGQPPSSRSREAIPNAEGLTKFEVGLIPSSARDKRDVEPTKWLTVPAAATEADITIDTDHGDKVKVVVRAYDVMGNVAEDSEDFHIDTTPPVISGIEMLDEDGKNMSMGSRVMDFNEYIISIQTFDKESGIFRIQWQLIDIKSRTTVFAEGHMTETMKPTSECSPITCHCPNHLSTCFNLNYYVTTGSSDFMLLPPGDVKCVMKITVVNSAQVQKVEEIEVMVRTPKSVPFGDGGTSNVGGIAAGVVVVLILLIAVAIVLLILWRKGKITFRRRDQPPAPVAKPWSNLAEPPPINQNGTDKCHVNMGYQYTTGVDEELQPKKLNNAEVPPPRLPKKANDYATPKPVVPPKAHLDDAALTVEEMEISSAHLELVEMLQSGIYKAKATNIGGNFGEFPVVVKTVKDKDKQSQKDSLMNELDIMLKIMPHDNVIRLLGCMVHSGKPKPSIIIEYALYNNLCEVLRRSRRLTTDDGAPPRDNALYGNLFEGSDSLTSKQLMKFIDQVARGMEHLASLNIIHRKLGARNIFVGENEVCKIGSFSLAIQTSEPEVVDKRETRLPIRWMAVESLKHQVFSTKSDVWAFGVVVWEIVTLGALPYPKMKNHEISDQVKRGYRMEQPPHCTQQLYTIMLRCWNDVIPDRPTFSELLRDIRDMNKNEEVVNLSQYDSELYGDVRDL is encoded by the exons AGCGGTGCTCCTGGCGATCTGACAGCAGGTTCTGTTATCCTGGCACCTGTCCAGGTGATCCAAGCACGTGCGTCTGCGCAGAGGGCTTCAATGGCCCAGACTGCCTGAGGA ttgATACAAGGCCATCCATCGACCAATGCACAGGTACTTTCACTAGATCAGGTGTCGGCTATTTGCCGAGCACACTTGACTGCAGTACTGGTGCGCCTCAGTACTGTCCTATTAAAGCCGAGAGCGTGGTTGTTGGTTGGGTAACGAGCTTCGTGCCCGATTTAAGCAACATTGAAACACCAGCTTACGTGAACGATACTGCCTTGGGTATTGTTGATGCTGAACTGCAGTGGACTCTGCAGAGAG GGCATATAACTATTGAGAGTGGGTCCAGTACCTGTGTGTCATTCGAAGATCTAAACATAgacgtttttgacgttccactcGATGAAGCACAAACGAGAAACTGTGAACATACTATAACCATCACCGCAGAAATCAATCACAATGATTT AATGGAGATCATCGTCGGAGCAACAAACGGTGGATTGATCAGGTTAAACAACTTTGACATTGAGGGCGTAGTCACGTTAGAATCCCCTAAAGAGTACGAGACGAACTATCGAAGTGTAAGGACAGAAGTTCACTTTGACTTCCTTGCTCCCTATCACTGCAGTAAACCGTCAATGTCATGCGGCGCGTACTTACTAGATATTGGAAACCCATACAGAAAGACC AAAACTGTTGTTGTCAGATGGGTGCCCACAGACTGGCACGATGACCTAGGAGGTTTAAGCCACTACAAATGCGAGTCATACCGACTGACAGCGGGTCCCGATGGTAAACTTGATATGAACTTTGCCGATCCATACCAGGTCAAGGATAGCCTTCCGTTATCGTCGTCGTTTGTAAATCTGATATTCAATGACAGAG GAGTGTACGCTATTGTCCTAAGCGTGTTCGACAAAGCTGGCAACGCCGCAAAAGTTCGCAGATTCCTGGTGTATGACGACCAAACCTCGACGGAAATTAATGAAAACGCGCCAATCACCGCTCGAGAAGCAACTTACCATGCTGACGTTAACTGGCTTACAGTTGAGCAAGGAAAG ATCACAGTTACATGGAATggtcattttgtcaacaactaTTACAAGGAGGGTAAGCTTTTAAACGAAATCGAGGAAATGCCACCACCTTTGGACGACGTGTATGACGAAGAAACCGGCCAACCGCCATCATCGAGATCACGTGAAGCAATTCCTAATGCCGAAGGCCTGACGAAGTTTGAAGTTGGTCTGATCCCATCAAGCGCCAGAGACAAACGCGACGTGGAACCTACAAAATGGCTCACTGTTCCAGCAGCAGCG ACGGAGGCTGACATTACCATCGATACAGACCATGGAGATAAGGTAAAAGTCGTGGTGAGAGCTTATGACGTCATGGGTAACGTCGCTGAGGACTCAGAAGATTTCCACATCGATACAACGCCCCCTGTGATCAGTGGTATAGAAATGCTTGATGAAGATGGGAAAAATATGTCAATGGGTTCACGTGTCATGGATTTCAACGAATACAT AATTTCAATACAAACTTTCGATAAAGAGAGTGGCATATTCCGAATTCAGTGGCAACTTATCGATATTAAGTCCAGGACGACGGTGTTCGCGGAAGGACACATGACGGAAACTATGAAACCG ACGAGCGAATGCAGCCCGATAACATGTCACTGTCCAAACCATTTGAGCACGTGTTTTAATCTGAACTATTACGTCACGACCGGAAGCAGCGATTTCATGTTACTGCCGCCAGGGGACGTGAAATGTGTCATGAAGATAACTGTTGTAAACAGCGCACAGGTGCAAAAGGTTGAGGAAATAGAG GTAATGGTTAGGACTCCGAAATCCGTTCCATTTGGCGACGGTGGAACATCAAATGTCGGTGGTATCGCTGCTGGTGTCGTCGTTGTGTTAATTCTACTCATTGCTGTTGCAATTGTGCTGTTGATACTCTGGAGGAAAGGCAAGATAACG TTCCGAAGGCGAGATCAACCACCAGCCCCAGTAGCAAAGCCCTGGAGTAACTTGGCCGAGCCCCCACCG ATTAATCAGAATGGAACTGATAAATGCCATGTCAACATGGGTTACCAATACACGACTGGGGTTGATGAGGAACTCCAGCCAAAGAAGTTAAACAATGCCGAGGTACCTCCACCACGCTTGCCTAAAAAGGCAAATGACTATGCTACACCAAAACCAGTGGTACCTCCGAAGGCGCACTTGGACGATGCTGCCCTCACCGTCGAAGAAATGGAGATCTCTTCCGCTCATCTTGAACTGGTTGAGATGCTGCAGTCTGGGATTTACAAGGCGAAAGCGACGAACATTGGTGGAAACTTTGGCGAGTTCCCCGTCGTTGTGAAGACAGTGAAAG acaaagacaagcaaagtcAGAAAGATTCCCTAATGAATGAACTGGacatcatgttgaaaataatgcCACACGACAATGTAATTAGACTTCTCGGCTGCATGGTTCACTCAGGAAAGC CAAAGCCAAGCATAATCATAGAGTATGCATTGTACAACAACCTCTGCGAAGTGCTACGTCGAAGCCGCCGTCTGACTACCGACGATGGAGCGCCCCCACGAGACAATGCCCTGTACGGGAATCTGTTTGAAGGAAGCGACTCTCTCACTTCAAAACAGCTGATGAAGTTCATCGATCAGGTCGCTCGTGGCATGGAACATCTCGCTAGTCTGAACATCATCCATCGCAAACTGGGTGCCCGCAATATCTTTGTCGGTGAAAACGAAGTCTGCAAGATAGGATCCTTCTCACTGGCCATACAAACGAGTGAACCGGAAGTAGTAGATAAACGAGAG ACTAGATTACCAATTCGCTGGATGGCagtggaatctttgaaacacCAAGTATTCTCCACCAAATCTGATGTCTGGGCGTTTGGCGTAGTGGTATGGGAGATTGTGACACTCG GTGCACTTCCATATCCCAAGATGAAGAACCACGAGATCTCTGATCAAGTAAAGAGAGGATATCGAATGGAACAGCCTCCACATTGCACCCAACAACT gtACACTATCATGTTACGTTGCTGGAACGATGTGATCCCTGACCGCCCAACATTCTCTGAGCTTTTACGAGACATCCGAGACATGAACAAGAACGAGGAG GTGGTGAACCTGAGTCAGTACGACAGCGAGCTGTACGGAGATGTACGTGACCTGTAG
- the LOC139118135 gene encoding uncharacterized protein: MKTLILMYLLAIGLQETFGQIKTVTGIGLKEGTLDTLPYLIDGDPDTCMDSGPLVGKPAVQIDLGETMIVEGIKLVFAKDCKNSLTKTGCAFHKTVVDVRDDANSEGQRCLTVSSWANRDELTMKCRDGALMGRYVTLTKQKTLFAKRAIYLCEMEVNTASTNSLALGKTVTGIRLEAGALDTLPNLVDGDANTCFDSGPLVDIPAVQIDLGVPMIIEAFKLVFPANCKNTMSGWGCSYHKTVVNVGNEANGEGQQCAFIDVGVVKGELISVCEDGPLTGRYVTLIKQKTPAKRSIHLCEMEVYGVAPVIEPPPPPPPPPPPVTEAPPPPPPEGTTIPTTLACEFPPNLVNVALGKSASQSSVKAKFEGTADKALDGNKNTDIKVGKSCTHTEKEFQPWWMVDLGQSKDIYKVIITNRQDCCPFRIKNAQVRVGDSPNMEENPVCGNMVLGKRVRQETITVACGCEIPMTGRYVSIQLIDKTQFLHMCEVEVMAL; encoded by the exons ATGAAGACTCTGATATTGATGTATTTGCTTGCCATCGGACTGCAAGAAACATTTG GCCAAATCAAAACAGTAACAGGTATAGGGCTGAAAGAAGGCACTTTGGACACACTGCCCTATCTCATCGATGGCGACCCAGATACTTGTATGGATTCTGGTCCATTGGTAGGCAAACCAGCTGTTCAGATAGATCTTGGAGAAACAATGATTGTCGAAGGTATCAAACTAGTGTTCGCAAAGGACTGCAAAAATTCGTTGACAAAAACAGGAT GTGCCTTTCACAAAACCGTGGTGGACGTGCGCGATGACGCGAATAGCGAAGGCCAGCGTTGTTTAACTGTAAGTTCATGGGCAAACCGGGATGAACTGACAATGAAGTGCAGAGATGGTGCCCTGATGGGTAGATATGTAACATTAACGAAGCAGAAGACACTTTTTGCAAAACGTGCAATATATCTCTGTGAAATGGAAGTCAACACGGCAA GCACAAATAGTCTCGCTTTAGGTAAAACGGTAACAGGCATACGGCTCGAAGCAGGCGCTTTGGACACACTGCCAAACCTCGTCGATGGCGACGCAAATACTTGTTTTGATTCTGGTCCGCTGGTAGACATACCAGCTGTTCAGATAGATCTTGGAGTACCGATGATCATTGAAGCCTTTAAACTGGTGTTTCCGGCGAACTGTAAAAATACCATGTCAGGATGGGGAT GTAGCTATCATAAAACTGTGGTGAACGTAGGCAATGAGGCCAATGGCGAAGGCCAGCAGTGTGCATTTATTGATGTCGGAGTTGTAAAGGGTGAATTAATATCGGTGTGTGAAGATGGCCCCCTGACTGGCAGGTATGTAACACTGATAAAGCAGAAGACacctgcaaaacgttcaatacaTCTCTGTGAAATGGAAGTCTACGGGGTAG CACCAGTGATAGAACCTCCACCTCCACCTCCCCCGCCTCCAC CACCAGTGACAGAAGCCCCACCTCCTCCTCCTCCTG AAGGGACAACCATTCCAACCACACTAG CTTGTGAGTTTCCGCCAAACCTGGTTAACGTGGCTCTGGGCAAGTCGGCAAGTCAAAGCTCAGTGAAAGCGAAATTCGAGGGTACCGCCGACAAAGCTCTGGATGGCAACAAGAACACTGATATCAAAGTTGGAAAATCTTGCACCCATACTGAAAAGGAATTCCAACCATGGTGGATGGTCGACCTCGGTCAATCAAAGGATATCTATAAAGTGATCATCACAAACAGACAAGATTGCTGTC CCTTCCGTATCAAGAATGCTCAAGTACGCGTTGGCGACAGCCCTAACATGGAGGAGAACCCAGTCTGTGGGAACATGGTGTTGGGAAAGCGAGTCAGACAGGAGACCATCACCGTGGCTTGTGGTTGTGAGATTCCCATGACAGGAAGATATGTCAGCATCCAGCTGATCGACAAGACCCAATTTCTACACATGTGCGAAGTAGAGGTCATGGCTCTTTAG